CATTGATAACGAAGCGCGCGAAATCTCGAATGCGGCAGAAGATCTGAGCCGTCGCACCGAGCAGCAGGCGGCTACGCTTGAAGAGACCGCAGCAGCGCTTGATGAGTTGACTTCTTCTGTGGCCAGCGCGTCCGACGGGATCAATGAAGCCGATCGCATCGTTATGCAGGCTCGCAAAGATGCGGAAAGCTCCGGCCAAGTTGTGCAGCAAGCTGTTGAAGCAATGGGTGAAATCTCGGAAAGCTCGCAAAAGATTTCCAAGATTATCAGTGTGATCGACGATATCGCCTTCCAGACCAACCTCCTTGCCTTGAATGCGGGTGTCGAAGCGGCACGGGCAGGAGAAGCGGGGCGCGGTTTTGCTGTGGTGGCATCGGAAGTGCGGGCGCTTGCGCAACGATCTTCGGAAGCGGCGCGCGAGATCGACGGTCTGATCACGGCATCTTCCGATCAGGTCAGCCGCGGCGTCGGGCTGGTCGGGCAGGCCGGAAATGCTTTGGAGACGATCCTTCATTCCGTAACGGATATCGCCGAGCGGGTGGGACGTATCGCGACATCGGCAAAAGAGCAGGCCTCCGGCTTGTCCGAGATCAATACTTCGGTCAACCAGCTCGATCAGGTGACTCAACATAACGCAGCAATGTTTGAGGAAACGACGGCGGCAAGCCAATCCCTGAGTCAAAGTGCGAATGCTCTCAACGAGACAACGCGACGCTTTTCCATCGACAATCACGCAAAACCGGCGGCGGCTTCAGCCAAGCCTGCACCCAAGGCTGTCGCGTCCAAAGCGACAGGAGCGCCTGGGACGGCTGCTAAGCCAGCGTCTAAGCCCGCTATGCCTAAAGCTTCGGTGCCAGTGGTTGAAGGAAATCTCGCCCGTCAGGTGCCGCCGGCACCGAGCAGCGATGATTGGGAAGACTTTTAAAACAGGTTTGGGGATCGCTCAAACCCTATTCAAAAAGACTTAGAACGTCACTTTTTGACGGCAAGAAAGGCAAGAAATGAGTGCCAAACGTGTTTTGATTGTCGATGATTCTCCCACAATTCGACAGCTGATTCGAGCTCAGCTGCAGGGAGATTCACGTCTGGTGGTGGTGGGTGAGGCCTCTGATCCCTATGATGCTAGAGAAAAGATCAAAGCTCTAGCGCCTGACGTGCTGACACTGGATGTCGAAATGCCCCGTATGAACGGTTTGGAGTTTCTTGAGAAGATCATGCGTCTGCGTCCGATGCCTGTCATTATGGTATCAACGCTGACGCAACGTGGATCGACAAAGGCGATGGAGGCTCTGTCCTTGGGCGCTGTCGATTGCATCGGCAAGCCGAAATACGGCAACCCTATCGAGGCTTTCGGCATCCTGCCGGACCTGCTGGTCGCGGCCGCAGACGCGCGCCTGCGTTCTGGCCCGCGCAAAAAAGTCGAACCTGCAAGTGGATTTACTTGGAACGGTAAGGTCATCTTGATCGGTTCGTCGACGGGCGGCGTCGATGCTTTGGAAACGGTTCTGTCGGGTTTCCCTGCGAATTGTCCACCGACCCTGATTACGCAGCATATGCCGGAAAGTTTTCTGGCAAGTTTTGCCCGTCGTCTGCAGGGATGTATCGCGCCGAATATGGGCTTGGCCCGAGATGGCCTGCCTTTGACACAGGGCAATGTCTATCTTGCGCCAGGAGGGGAGTATCATCTTGCGGTAAAACCCGGTGAACCGGCCCGTTGCCGGCTTGAGGCAAGCGAGAAACGGAATGGTCATCGTCCTTCGGTCGAGGTTCTGTTCGATTCAGCTGTGCCTATGGCCTCAAAGGTCGTTTCTGTCATGCTGACCGGCATGGGGCGCGATGGTGCGGACGCGATGCTGCGCCTGCGGCAGGCTGGTGCACGGTGCTTTGCGCAGGACTCCGCAACGAGCGTGGTCTATGGCATGCCGCGCGCTGCGGTTGAAAATGGTGCGGCAGAAAAGGCTGTTCCCTTGGGACGGATTGCGTCGACAGTTCTAGCACAATGCGGGCGACAAACGGCCGCCGTCGAAAGAGGGGGGCGTTTCGCATGACGATGATGGGAATCGGTCGCCCGAAGCACATCTCTCAGGGCGAGTTCGCTGTTGGGCGGGTCGAGGGCATGTCTATCACGACAATTCTCGGCTCCTGCGTTGCGACCTGCCTCTATGATGAACATAGCGGTGTTGGAGGCATGAACCATTTTCTTTTGCCGGAAGGGACTGGCTCTACCGCCAGTTTCGGCGTGAATGCGATGGAATTGCTGATCAACGAG
The sequence above is drawn from the Thioclava sp. GXIMD4216 genome and encodes:
- a CDS encoding chemotaxis response regulator protein-glutamate methylesterase — translated: MSAKRVLIVDDSPTIRQLIRAQLQGDSRLVVVGEASDPYDAREKIKALAPDVLTLDVEMPRMNGLEFLEKIMRLRPMPVIMVSTLTQRGSTKAMEALSLGAVDCIGKPKYGNPIEAFGILPDLLVAAADARLRSGPRKKVEPASGFTWNGKVILIGSSTGGVDALETVLSGFPANCPPTLITQHMPESFLASFARRLQGCIAPNMGLARDGLPLTQGNVYLAPGGEYHLAVKPGEPARCRLEASEKRNGHRPSVEVLFDSAVPMASKVVSVMLTGMGRDGADAMLRLRQAGARCFAQDSATSVVYGMPRAAVENGAAEKAVPLGRIASTVLAQCGRQTAAVERGGRFA